Proteins from one Kwoniella shivajii chromosome 1, complete sequence genomic window:
- a CDS encoding vacuolar transporter chaperone 1 — MSTQPLLQRTAKKRIALPVRVEPKVFFANERTFLSWLHFAVVLGGLAVGLLNFGDKVGKISAAMYTVIALAVMLYALVIYQMRARSIRLRTGAPYDDRLGPTVLCVCLLAAIVTNFILKAVYE; from the exons ATGTCGACTCAACCCTTACTTCAAAGAACAGCTAAAAAG CGTATCGCTTTACCTGTACGAGTAGAACCCAAAGTCTTCTTTGCGAATGA ACGAACTTTCTTATCATGGCTTCATTTTGCTGTCGTATTGGGTGGATTGGCAGTTGGACTATTGAATTTCGGTGACAAG GTTGGAAAGATCTCAGCTGCAATGTATACTGTCATTG CATTGGCAGTTATGCTTTACGCTTTGGTGATATATCAAATGCGAGCTAGATCAATTAGGTTAAGAACTGGTGCTCCTTATGATGATAGACTTGGACCC ACTGTACTTTGTGTTTGCTTATTAG CTGCAATCGTGaccaacttcatcctcaaagcAGTATACGAGTAG